The following proteins come from a genomic window of Halorussus halophilus:
- a CDS encoding nuclear transport factor 2 family protein, with protein MARADLAAVRDYYDAVDAEDYDTVLSLFADDVTYERPGQSTLSGIEQFREFYLDTRSLTDGRHEIDQLLADGDTVAVRGQFIGKQDGEEVTFGFADFHQFDEDGRIVKRWTYTDRDEV; from the coding sequence ATGGCACGCGCAGACCTCGCCGCAGTCCGGGACTACTACGACGCCGTCGATGCTGAGGACTACGACACAGTACTCTCGCTGTTCGCCGACGACGTGACCTACGAACGTCCCGGCCAGAGCACGCTCAGCGGCATCGAACAGTTCCGCGAGTTCTACCTCGATACGCGCTCTCTCACCGACGGCCGCCACGAAATCGACCAGTTGCTCGCCGACGGCGACACCGTGGCTGTTCGTGGTCAGTTCATCGGGAAGCAGGACGGCGAGGAAGTCACGTTTGGATTCGCGGACTTCCACCAGTTCGACGAAGACGGGCGTATCGTCAAGCGGTGGACCTACACCGACCGCGACGAGGTGTAG
- a CDS encoding radical SAM protein has product MTDLAALDVTLVDGYVDEPAHFGVPPYISTYPRYTAGAIVDAGVPEENVTYHTIDELREDVHKWQDVEDADLFVYLGGMTVPGKYVGGTPAEPDEVRKMAWTAKGTSLMGGPVKFGVGDENAGGTETERDDLDFDFVAKGDVEAAAYDLLDSGLEGFGNRMRDNEEIDRWAENGAFVVEQHPNHPEYLICEMETSRGCPYRCSFCTEPLYGNPSFRQPRSVIEEVEGLYERGARHFRLGRQADILAYGGDGEKPKPEALRELYGGIREVAPDLGTLHLDNMNPITVVEWPELAREGIRIIAEHNTPGDTAAFGLESADPLVQDENNLNVTADECFEAVKIVNEEAGWRPGENSEDAPTHGKSAANRLPKLLPGINLLHGLKGERTETFDHNKEFLNRVYDAGLMLRRVNIRQVMAFDGTEMSDVGADIAKDHKKLFKQYKTEVRESIDNPMLQRLAPAGTVLPNVHLEYHQDGKTFGRQLGTYPLLVGIPGERELDRTIDVAVVDHGYRSVTGVPYPLDLNNASMDELTAIPGLGKQRAGNVVVNRPYESPDDVGADLGVDLASFTTAEKPEGAD; this is encoded by the coding sequence ATGACTGACCTCGCGGCCCTCGACGTGACCTTGGTGGACGGCTACGTCGATGAACCGGCACACTTCGGCGTGCCACCGTACATCTCGACGTATCCCCGATACACCGCGGGGGCAATCGTGGACGCGGGCGTCCCCGAGGAGAACGTCACTTACCACACCATCGACGAACTCCGCGAGGACGTGCACAAATGGCAGGACGTAGAGGACGCCGACCTGTTCGTTTACCTCGGCGGCATGACCGTCCCCGGCAAGTACGTCGGCGGCACGCCTGCGGAACCCGACGAGGTGCGGAAGATGGCGTGGACCGCCAAAGGAACGAGTCTGATGGGCGGTCCCGTCAAGTTCGGCGTCGGCGACGAGAACGCGGGCGGCACCGAAACCGAGCGCGACGACTTGGACTTCGACTTCGTGGCGAAAGGCGACGTGGAAGCCGCGGCCTACGACCTGCTCGACAGTGGCTTGGAAGGCTTCGGCAACCGGATGCGGGACAACGAAGAAATCGACCGGTGGGCCGAGAACGGTGCCTTCGTGGTCGAACAGCACCCGAACCACCCCGAATATCTCATCTGCGAGATGGAGACCAGCAGAGGCTGTCCGTACCGATGCTCGTTCTGCACGGAGCCCCTATACGGAAACCCATCCTTCCGTCAACCTCGCTCCGTAATCGAAGAAGTCGAAGGCCTCTACGAGCGCGGCGCGCGACACTTCAGGTTGGGCCGACAGGCCGACATTCTGGCCTACGGTGGTGACGGCGAGAAGCCGAAGCCCGAGGCGCTACGCGAGTTGTACGGCGGGATTCGAGAGGTCGCACCGGACCTCGGCACGCTCCACCTCGACAACATGAACCCGATTACGGTCGTGGAGTGGCCCGAACTGGCCAGAGAAGGGATTCGGATCATCGCCGAACACAATACGCCGGGCGACACCGCCGCGTTCGGCTTGGAGTCCGCTGACCCGCTCGTCCAAGACGAGAACAATCTGAACGTCACCGCCGACGAGTGTTTCGAGGCAGTGAAAATCGTCAACGAGGAGGCCGGATGGCGACCCGGCGAAAATTCAGAAGACGCCCCAACTCATGGCAAATCCGCCGCGAACCGACTCCCCAAGCTTCTGCCCGGCATCAACCTCCTGCACGGTCTCAAAGGCGAGCGCACGGAGACGTTCGACCACAACAAGGAGTTCCTCAATCGAGTGTACGACGCGGGCCTGATGCTCCGTCGGGTCAACATCCGACAGGTGATGGCGTTCGACGGCACCGAGATGAGCGACGTGGGCGCGGACATCGCCAAGGACCACAAGAAACTGTTCAAGCAGTACAAGACCGAAGTCCGGGAGAGCATCGACAATCCGATGCTCCAGCGACTCGCGCCCGCAGGAACCGTGCTGCCCAACGTCCACCTCGAATACCATCAGGATGGCAAGACGTTCGGGAGACAGTTGGGCACCTACCCCCTGCTCGTCGGGATTCCGGGCGAACGAGAACTCGACCGCACCATCGACGTGGCGGTCGTAGACCACGGCTATCGCTCCGTGACTGGCGTACCGTACCCGCTGGACCTGAACAACGCGAGCATGGACGAACTCACCGCGATTCCGGGGCTCGGCAAACAGCGCGCCGGAAACGTGGTCGTTAATCGGCCCTACGAATCGCCCGACGACGTAGGCGCAGATCTAGGGGTAGACCTCGCGTCGTTCACGACGGCGGAGAAACCGGAAGGCGCAGATTGA
- a CDS encoding TRAM domain-containing protein, which translates to MEISDKLLCLFSADVTIEDDKYVVEVPRQEIDTGSIDPGETYRVALISSEADDEADESSPSKSATTPESSSSGGAPSEPQPPVEEGEIRYVEVEDIGKQGDGIARVERGYVIIVPDAEIGERVKVEITEVKSNFAVGEIIDEEF; encoded by the coding sequence TTGGAGATCTCTGACAAACTCCTGTGTCTGTTCAGTGCTGATGTGACTATCGAAGACGACAAGTACGTCGTCGAAGTACCGCGCCAAGAAATCGACACCGGGTCTATCGACCCCGGCGAGACCTACCGTGTCGCGCTCATTTCGAGCGAGGCCGACGACGAGGCCGACGAGAGCAGTCCGTCGAAATCCGCGACGACTCCCGAGAGTAGTTCGAGCGGTGGCGCGCCTTCGGAACCGCAACCCCCCGTCGAGGAGGGCGAAATTCGCTACGTCGAAGTCGAGGATATCGGCAAACAGGGCGACGGCATCGCTCGCGTCGAGCGCGGCTACGTCATCATCGTCCCGGACGCCGAAATCGGCGAGCGCGTCAAAGTCGAAATAACCGAGGTCAAGTCGAACTTCGCAGTGGGCGAAATAATCGACGAGGAGTTCTAA
- a CDS encoding NUDIX hydrolase, with amino-acid sequence MNLGRVAAHTPRQVTDERRDAAVLAPVVERDGDPCLLFTKRADHLGEHAGQMSFPGGGREPSDGDLRDTALREAEEEIGLRAEEVEFVGQLDDIRTTTSYAVTPYVAEIPDRKYTPDEREVAEIAVLPVAGFLDPENYECEHREHPRYGEAVVHFFHVGGYTVWGATGRIVVQLLELTTDWRAPEKIDRVLDPDADVRSG; translated from the coding sequence ATGAACTTGGGTCGCGTCGCAGCGCACACTCCCCGGCAGGTGACCGACGAGCGCCGCGACGCCGCGGTTCTCGCCCCGGTCGTCGAACGAGACGGGGACCCCTGTTTGCTGTTCACCAAGCGCGCGGACCACCTTGGCGAACACGCCGGGCAGATGAGTTTCCCCGGCGGTGGCCGCGAACCGAGCGACGGCGACCTGCGCGACACGGCACTCCGCGAGGCCGAGGAGGAAATCGGCCTCCGTGCCGAGGAGGTCGAGTTCGTCGGCCAGTTGGACGACATTCGAACGACGACGAGTTACGCCGTCACGCCCTACGTTGCCGAGATTCCCGACCGTAAATACACGCCCGACGAGCGAGAGGTCGCGGAGATTGCAGTGTTGCCAGTCGCAGGCTTTCTCGACCCCGAAAACTACGAATGCGAGCATCGAGAGCATCCCCGCTACGGCGAGGCCGTCGTCCACTTCTTCCACGTCGGCGGCTACACGGTGTGGGGCGCGACTGGGAGGATTGTGGTCCAGTTGCTTGAGTTGACGACGGACTGGCGCGCGCCGGAGAAAATCGATAGGGTGCTGGACCCCGACGCGGACGTACGGAGTGGGTGA
- a CDS encoding pyridoxal phosphate-dependent aminotransferase, giving the protein MDYETPLFFHVMQYAAEADRDVVDMVSGNPDWGSPDAIGEGLHEYADLGGADFQYPPSEGLAELREEIAQRRNVDSSQVVVTNGGGEANYLAMARALERERGSEFVLTDPVYPYYPGKTKMLGATARYVATAPDGSLDPADVRDAASEETAAIVVNSPNNPTGAVYGEETMGELVAIAEDNDALLVSDEVYDHFDFSGNFTSALEFDSEHRIVTNSYSKTFAITGFRVGYAIFPDSLVDVAKTRHMLTNVATTRPGQYAVLHALRETDLDYYERNRQLLEERVETFTSALDAADADYSSPDGAFYVMARFPDFPGTLANVERLVDEAGVAGMPGEAFGESRDDWLRFALVSPRVEEAAERLAEYFA; this is encoded by the coding sequence ATGGACTACGAGACGCCGTTATTCTTTCACGTGATGCAGTACGCCGCGGAGGCAGACCGGGACGTGGTGGACATGGTGAGCGGGAACCCCGACTGGGGGTCGCCCGACGCTATCGGCGAGGGATTACACGAATACGCCGACTTGGGAGGTGCTGACTTCCAGTATCCGCCGAGCGAAGGATTGGCCGAACTGCGCGAGGAAATCGCACAGCGACGGAACGTCGATAGCTCGCAGGTCGTCGTGACTAATGGCGGCGGCGAGGCGAACTACCTCGCCATGGCCCGCGCGCTGGAACGCGAGCGTGGGTCGGAGTTCGTGCTGACGGACCCCGTGTACCCGTACTATCCGGGCAAGACGAAGATGCTCGGCGCGACGGCACGCTACGTGGCCACGGCCCCAGATGGCTCACTCGACCCCGCAGACGTGCGTGACGCGGCGAGCGAGGAGACGGCGGCTATCGTCGTGAACTCGCCGAACAACCCGACCGGCGCGGTCTATGGGGAAGAGACGATGGGAGAACTCGTGGCCATCGCCGAAGACAACGACGCCCTGCTCGTCAGCGACGAGGTGTACGACCACTTCGACTTCTCCGGGAACTTTACCTCGGCGCTCGAATTCGATTCGGAACATCGAATCGTCACGAACTCCTACTCGAAGACGTTCGCCATCACGGGCTTCCGCGTGGGCTACGCCATCTTCCCCGACTCGCTGGTGGACGTGGCGAAGACCCGCCACATGCTGACCAACGTCGCCACTACGCGACCCGGCCAGTACGCGGTCCTGCACGCGCTCCGGGAGACTGACCTCGACTACTACGAGCGCAATCGGCAGTTGTTGGAGGAGCGCGTCGAGACGTTTACGTCGGCGTTGGATGCAGCGGATGCTGACTACTCCTCGCCCGACGGCGCGTTCTACGTGATGGCGCGGTTCCCCGACTTCCCCGGCACGCTGGCGAACGTCGAGCGACTGGTGGACGAGGCTGGCGTCGCGGGCATGCCCGGCGAGGCGTTCGGCGAGTCGCGCGACGACTGGCTTCGGTTTGCCTTGGTGTCGCCTCGGGTCGAAGAGGCGGCCGAGCGACTGGCGGAGTACTTCGCGTAG
- a CDS encoding NAD(P)/FAD-dependent oxidoreductase — protein sequence MKVAVIGGGAIGVTAAYDLACRDADVTLFEKGEIAGESTGRAAGVLYDAFAAPEDARVGERSIERFREFSGEGDFEFHETPYVWFAREGDEKRAEAIREQVPRMQEQGRDVAFADAADLEARFPAVDWSDVAVAAVAENTGRTIPATYAELLATKASEEGATVRTGVEAAIELDPPRVVAGDDEASEKQAFDAILVAAGAHTKRLLADAGVSIPLKPYRVQAVTAEFGDGENLPMLYDATEGYYARPHPEGLLAGDGTEEFESDPDEWRRDADESFCKAMAERLDARLWEFDDSPDDFERAWAGLCVATPDYDPLLGELRDGLFLAAGWQGHGFMRAPGLAEAAAEAVLDENPLPEFDPTRFDGDEEFDIVEGMAVE from the coding sequence ATGAAGGTAGCCGTTATCGGCGGCGGTGCAATCGGCGTCACGGCGGCCTACGACCTCGCGTGCCGCGACGCGGATGTGACACTCTTCGAGAAGGGCGAGATTGCAGGCGAATCGACCGGGCGAGCGGCGGGCGTCCTCTACGACGCCTTCGCCGCGCCGGAGGATGCTCGGGTCGGCGAACGTTCCATCGAGCGGTTTCGGGAGTTCTCCGGCGAGGGCGACTTCGAGTTCCACGAGACGCCGTACGTCTGGTTCGCCCGCGAGGGCGACGAGAAGCGCGCAGAGGCGATTCGTGAACAGGTGCCTCGAATGCAAGAGCAGGGCCGAGACGTGGCGTTCGCCGACGCCGCCGACCTCGAAGCACGCTTCCCCGCGGTCGATTGGTCAGACGTAGCAGTCGCCGCCGTCGCGGAGAACACCGGCCGGACGATTCCCGCGACGTACGCCGAACTGCTGGCGACGAAGGCGAGCGAAGAAGGCGCGACCGTCCGGACTGGCGTCGAAGCGGCCATCGAACTCGACCCGCCGCGCGTCGTCGCGGGAGATGACGAAGCGAGCGAAAAACAGGCGTTCGACGCGATACTCGTCGCCGCCGGAGCGCACACGAAGCGACTGCTCGCGGACGCTGGCGTCTCGATTCCGCTGAAGCCCTACCGCGTGCAGGCGGTGACTGCCGAGTTCGGAGACGGCGAGAATCTGCCGATGCTGTACGACGCGACGGAGGGGTACTACGCGCGACCGCATCCCGAAGGCCTACTGGCGGGCGACGGCACCGAGGAGTTCGAGAGCGACCCCGACGAGTGGCGGCGGGACGCCGACGAATCGTTCTGCAAGGCGATGGCCGAGCGACTCGACGCGCGACTGTGGGAGTTCGACGACTCTCCGGACGACTTCGAGCGAGCGTGGGCGGGCCTCTGCGTGGCGACGCCGGACTACGACCCACTTCTCGGCGAACTGCGCGACGGCCTGTTCCTCGCGGCTGGCTGGCAGGGCCACGGCTTCATGCGCGCTCCGGGACTGGCCGAGGCGGCCGCTGAGGCGGTACTGGACGAGAATCCACTGCCGGAGTTCGACCCGACGCGTTTCGACGGCGACGAAGAGTTCGACATCGTGGAAGGGATGGCCGTCGAGTAG
- a CDS encoding DUF106 domain-containing protein: MSDQSANRWRPADKLAGVVALLLMTGYYVQPIQQGVGTAMQALLAPAATFLPFSLLILLLAGTTGLSSAVLSVKLRSQQGMEDLQERMNDVQERLSDARERDDEEAIEELQVEQQEMMGDMLGVMKGQLRPMAWSMLVSIPAFLWLRWVFLAPSVAIAPAAFALPIVGQIAWTASLVGPIKVWLAWYIGCSLSTGMVTRKVVARFA; this comes from the coding sequence ATGAGTGACCAATCGGCGAATCGCTGGCGACCAGCGGACAAACTCGCTGGCGTCGTTGCTTTGTTGCTGATGACTGGTTACTACGTGCAACCGATTCAGCAAGGCGTCGGCACTGCGATGCAAGCACTGCTCGCACCTGCCGCCACGTTCCTTCCGTTCTCGCTCCTGATACTCCTGCTCGCGGGGACGACCGGGCTCTCCTCGGCGGTCCTCAGCGTGAAACTGCGGAGCCAACAGGGGATGGAAGACCTCCAAGAGCGCATGAACGACGTTCAGGAGCGTCTCTCGGACGCGCGAGAGCGCGACGACGAGGAGGCCATCGAGGAGCTACAGGTCGAACAGCAGGAGATGATGGGCGACATGCTCGGCGTCATGAAAGGGCAGTTGCGACCGATGGCGTGGAGTATGCTGGTCTCGATTCCGGCGTTCCTCTGGCTTCGCTGGGTGTTCCTCGCACCGAGCGTTGCCATCGCACCCGCCGCGTTCGCACTCCCCATCGTCGGCCAAATCGCGTGGACGGCGTCGCTCGTCGGGCCAATCAAGGTCTGGCTCGCGTGGTACATCGGCTGTTCGCTCTCGACTGGGATGGTCACCCGAAAAGTAGTCGCTCGCTTCGCCTAA
- a CDS encoding CinA family protein has protein sequence MHDDADPIEERLGDALRERDQTIAVAESCTGGLIGSLLTDVPGSSDYFDRGLVTYSYDAKLQHLGVSREDLDRRGAVSEPVARQMARGVRDVAETTWGVATTGIAGPSGGTEEKPVGTVFIGVAYAADWGTGDSYANVSRYEFDGTRGEVKEQIALQALEDVLEAVGQS, from the coding sequence ATGCACGACGACGCCGACCCCATCGAAGAGCGACTCGGAGATGCACTGCGCGAGCGCGACCAGACCATCGCTGTCGCCGAGTCGTGTACCGGTGGTCTCATCGGGTCACTGCTGACCGACGTCCCCGGTTCGAGCGACTACTTCGACCGTGGACTCGTCACCTACTCCTACGACGCGAAGCTTCAGCATCTCGGCGTCTCTCGGGAGGACTTGGACCGACGCGGCGCAGTCAGCGAACCGGTCGCACGCCAGATGGCTCGCGGCGTCCGCGACGTTGCCGAGACGACTTGGGGAGTCGCAACCACGGGCATCGCTGGCCCCTCCGGCGGCACCGAGGAGAAGCCCGTCGGCACCGTCTTCATTGGGGTCGCGTACGCCGCCGACTGGGGCACCGGCGACTCCTACGCGAACGTCTCGCGCTACGAATTCGACGGCACTCGCGGAGAGGTAAAAGAACAAATCGCACTGCAAGCACTCGAAGACGTGTTGGAGGCTGTGGGCCAGTCGTAG
- a CDS encoding DUF7559 family protein, with protein sequence MPATLEVKCTSEDCELDMFEMHYTYDMPDDVGVADFQCPYCRETETLQEIEL encoded by the coding sequence ATGCCCGCCACGCTGGAAGTGAAGTGTACGAGCGAGGACTGCGAACTCGACATGTTCGAGATGCATTACACGTACGACATGCCGGACGACGTAGGGGTCGCTGACTTCCAGTGCCCGTACTGTCGTGAAACCGAGACGCTGCAAGAAATCGAACTATGA
- a CDS encoding creatininase family protein, translating into MRRTHLHEHTTTTAADALADAEVALLPTGSVEQHGPALPLGTDFLAAEATVERFANENGEDHDTVVLPTVPVGVSAHHRQFDGSLWTDPDTFADYVADIAASVASHGVRKVVVVNGHGGNSDALRRAARKLRDEQIAFVAPWNWWDNLGTLIEELLDTSLGHADAVETSAMLAAAPALVREAALEEAEQNGPDSWGKSVQGASVGFDAIDFTDSGAVGEPTNGTAEIGNELLDRAGEDLAALVEWLAEQEQADLWPRGHK; encoded by the coding sequence ATGCGTCGCACTCACTTGCACGAACACACCACGACGACGGCGGCCGACGCCCTGGCGGACGCCGAAGTCGCACTGCTACCGACGGGGAGCGTCGAACAACACGGCCCGGCGCTCCCGCTCGGGACCGACTTCCTCGCGGCCGAGGCGACCGTCGAGCGGTTCGCCAACGAGAACGGCGAGGACCACGACACAGTCGTTCTCCCCACCGTCCCGGTCGGCGTGAGCGCACACCACCGGCAGTTCGATGGAAGCCTCTGGACCGACCCCGACACCTTCGCCGACTACGTGGCCGACATCGCCGCCAGCGTCGCCAGCCACGGCGTCCGAAAGGTCGTCGTCGTGAACGGCCACGGGGGCAATTCTGACGCGCTCCGCAGAGCGGCGCGTAAATTGCGAGACGAACAAATCGCGTTCGTCGCGCCGTGGAACTGGTGGGACAATCTCGGCACGCTCATCGAGGAATTACTCGACACCTCGCTCGGCCACGCCGACGCAGTGGAGACCAGCGCGATGCTCGCCGCCGCGCCAGCGTTGGTTCGCGAGGCCGCGCTGGAAGAGGCAGAGCAGAACGGACCCGACTCGTGGGGCAAGTCGGTACAGGGCGCGTCGGTCGGTTTCGACGCCATCGACTTTACTGACAGTGGTGCGGTCGGCGAACCGACCAACGGCACTGCCGAGATAGGCAACGAACTACTCGACCGAGCGGGCGAGGACCTCGCGGCGCTCGTGGAGTGGCTGGCAGAACAGGAGCAAGCGGACCTCTGGCCGCGGGGGCACAAGTGA
- a CDS encoding DUF7388 family protein: protein MLKTGKTLAQTGLDAAALKPAECDVGRAAELPLDTVTIDYEGREHLPETELLADLAAEKEVRITAPVRADGFDPLGDDALYDELPADVGLVAVAGHAAYLTPEEREKAVAPRLKAAVERGTKDDAGGVWVGTESVERLALATGATQFELLSRTTERDLRALRAAGFDGEIAVYAPTVLTDDEDEVLDAVGGYAARRGPVQSALPDGAKTDATATGRAREVLSAATRDYALVGTRERVGERVTTLRDAGADTVVGYPARGIEEFL, encoded by the coding sequence ATGCTGAAGACTGGTAAGACTCTCGCGCAGACCGGACTGGACGCCGCCGCGCTCAAGCCCGCCGAATGCGACGTGGGCCGCGCGGCCGAACTACCCCTCGACACGGTGACTATCGACTACGAGGGCCGGGAACACCTCCCCGAAACGGAGTTGCTCGCCGACCTCGCCGCGGAGAAAGAGGTCAGAATCACCGCGCCCGTCAGAGCCGACGGCTTCGACCCCCTCGGCGACGACGCACTGTACGACGAACTTCCCGCGGACGTGGGACTCGTCGCGGTGGCCGGACACGCCGCCTACCTCACGCCCGAGGAACGAGAGAAGGCAGTCGCGCCCCGACTCAAGGCCGCCGTCGAACGAGGCACGAAAGACGACGCTGGCGGCGTATGGGTGGGCACCGAGAGCGTCGAGCGCCTCGCGCTCGCCACGGGAGCAACCCAGTTCGAACTGCTCTCTCGAACTACCGAGCGTGACCTGCGCGCGCTCCGAGCCGCTGGATTCGACGGCGAAATCGCTGTCTACGCGCCCACGGTACTCACCGACGACGAGGACGAGGTACTCGACGCGGTGGGTGGCTACGCCGCCCGCAGAGGTCCCGTCCAATCGGCACTTCCCGACGGTGCCAAAACAGACGCCACCGCCACGGGACGTGCCCGGGAAGTCCTCTCGGCCGCCACCCGTGACTACGCGCTGGTCGGCACCAGAGAACGTGTCGGCGAGCGCGTCACCACGCTGAGAGACGCCGGGGCCGACACCGTAGTCGGCTACCCCGCACGCGGTATCGAGGAGTTCCTGTAA
- a CDS encoding metal-dependent hydrolase, whose amino-acid sequence MNKEGHVLNAVLLSIGLGYVFEPAGDVPTFAMIAEISVPIVLGALFPDVDTAFGKHRKTLHNLPLLAVVYAYPVYFGNLHYVWIGVLTHYVLDLLGSKRGIALFYPFEKEYSLPVGVAVSSKWATAVTVAVTFFEVAVVALIVHLDLPVQDLTTVAGALGL is encoded by the coding sequence ATGAACAAAGAAGGACACGTGCTGAACGCGGTGCTGCTGAGTATCGGGTTGGGGTACGTCTTCGAACCGGCAGGCGACGTTCCGACGTTCGCGATGATCGCCGAGATTTCGGTGCCAATCGTCCTGGGCGCACTTTTTCCGGACGTAGACACGGCGTTCGGCAAGCATCGAAAGACGCTGCACAATCTCCCACTGCTAGCGGTCGTCTACGCCTATCCGGTCTACTTCGGTAATCTCCACTACGTCTGGATTGGCGTCTTGACTCACTACGTGCTGGACCTGCTGGGGAGCAAGCGCGGTATCGCGCTGTTCTACCCCTTCGAGAAGGAGTACAGTCTCCCGGTCGGTGTCGCCGTGAGTAGCAAGTGGGCGACTGCCGTGACCGTCGCCGTGACGTTCTTCGAAGTCGCGGTCGTCGCGCTAATCGTCCATCTCGACCTGCCAGTACAGGATTTGACGACGGTGGCTGGCGCTCTCGGACTCTGA
- a CDS encoding YkgJ family cysteine cluster protein: MQSLEAELERARELDPEELADAIESIGFECTRCGACCKGADGESGDPHTATVFPDEVRELRDTSDYDWRDVARPMPYGIEDGAGETFEWALQTDACGDCAFYQEADDGTGACSVHDDRPLICETYPFSVALGGTSQPMGEAVDEAGMVRAHECEGLGRDIDRDHAEELAAALKERAIRELEEAIAVRDNYAPADPETGVVVHDSEGAKRPDGSRYE, translated from the coding sequence GTGCAGAGTCTCGAAGCCGAACTGGAACGCGCCCGCGAGTTGGACCCCGAGGAGTTAGCAGACGCTATCGAGTCCATCGGCTTCGAGTGTACGCGGTGTGGGGCGTGTTGTAAGGGAGCAGATGGTGAATCCGGCGACCCACACACCGCCACCGTCTTCCCCGACGAAGTGCGCGAGTTACGGGACACTAGCGACTACGACTGGAGAGACGTCGCTCGGCCGATGCCCTACGGAATCGAAGACGGCGCTGGCGAGACCTTCGAATGGGCACTCCAGACCGACGCCTGCGGAGACTGCGCGTTCTACCAGGAAGCCGACGACGGCACCGGGGCCTGTTCGGTCCACGACGACCGGCCGCTCATCTGCGAGACGTACCCCTTCAGCGTAGCTCTGGGAGGCACCAGCCAACCGATGGGCGAAGCTGTTGACGAAGCGGGGATGGTCCGCGCGCACGAGTGTGAGGGTCTCGGACGCGATATCGACCGCGACCACGCCGAAGAGCTCGCCGCGGCGCTCAAGGAGCGCGCCATTCGCGAGTTAGAGGAAGCTATCGCCGTCCGGGACAACTACGCGCCCGCCGACCCCGAGACGGGTGTGGTTGTCCACGACTCTGAGGGGGCGAAGCGACCAGATGGCTCTCGGTACGAGTAG
- a CDS encoding Hsp20/alpha crystallin family protein: MTLRDIGRSVGNAVLQRVGRAASKVQESKPLPVDLLESDDAYLVVFDAPGATGSDVQVRYADGAVLVRIDRFRDFHDGFEMLFPGRGLSLDGRADLPSDAMVNAESATATLTEDGTLQVHVPKEDSGSDSPSESGPTETVDN; encoded by the coding sequence ATGACGCTCAGAGACATCGGCCGGTCGGTCGGCAACGCCGTCCTCCAACGGGTCGGCCGCGCCGCGAGCAAAGTGCAGGAGTCGAAACCGCTCCCCGTGGACCTGCTGGAGAGCGACGACGCCTATCTCGTCGTCTTCGACGCGCCAGGTGCGACCGGCAGCGACGTGCAGGTCCGGTACGCCGACGGGGCGGTTCTCGTGCGCATCGACCGCTTCCGCGACTTCCACGACGGCTTCGAGATGCTGTTCCCCGGTCGCGGCCTCTCTCTCGACGGCCGCGCCGACCTCCCGAGCGACGCCATGGTCAACGCCGAGTCGGCGACTGCGACGCTGACCGAAGACGGCACCCTGCAAGTTCACGTCCCGAAAGAAGACTCGGGGTCCGACTCCCCCTCCGAGTCGGGACCGACCGAAACGGTAGACAACTAG
- a CDS encoding DUF7109 family protein, with amino-acid sequence MSNTTDELAGVVDLFDALTHEELEQALVELAFKQGKDVDRDAFAAVIERAVEQFHLVEVERGEGEEMLLLAGPAAFPTVPENGTDLPHIMDVPERDIDREGLGEQVAERLREESRVVAASGDAERAEELMDVSYDLEAWAPVETDDVRANLDRAFD; translated from the coding sequence ATGAGCAACACGACGGACGAACTCGCCGGGGTGGTGGACCTCTTCGACGCGCTGACCCACGAAGAACTGGAGCAAGCACTCGTGGAACTCGCTTTCAAGCAGGGCAAAGACGTAGACCGCGACGCCTTCGCCGCCGTCATCGAGCGCGCTGTCGAGCAGTTCCACCTCGTAGAGGTCGAACGTGGAGAGGGAGAGGAAATGCTCTTGCTCGCCGGACCGGCCGCGTTTCCAACCGTCCCGGAGAACGGCACCGACTTGCCACACATCATGGACGTGCCCGAGCGGGACATCGACCGCGAAGGTCTCGGCGAGCAGGTAGCCGAGCGACTCCGCGAGGAGAGCAGGGTCGTCGCCGCCAGCGGCGACGCCGAGCGCGCCGAGGAGCTGATGGACGTGAGCTACGACCTCGAAGCGTGGGCACCCGTCGAGACCGACGACGTGCGGGCGAATCTGGACCGTGCGTTCGACTGA